Part of the Aureitalea marina genome, AATCGACCATGGCGTCGTTCAGCTCTGCTTTAACTGCTATGGCGATATCGTCCTTGCGTTCAAAGACATCGTCCAGTTTCATCTTTGGGACCTCCGCCCTTACAACATCAAAAACATAAGAAGTGATCTGATCCTGTGGAGACTGAAGCTTGTAGAAGGCGTCATACACCTTCAAGGGAATGACCTGGAACTGAACAGAGATCTTAAGCCGTACGAATACATCGTCCTTGGTCTTGGTCTCTACCAGTACATCCAATTGCTGGATTTTTAGACTCAAACGCCCTGCAATTCTTTGAACTACGGGAATTTTTAGCTGTAATCCAGAGTTTCGGATACTACTGAATTTACCGAAGGTTTCAATAACAACGGCGGTCTGCTGTTTCACAATAAAGAATGCGCCCAGTAACAGGAAAAATCCTAGCAGTGCGACCGGGACCCAATAAAAAACTTGTGTCATGAGAGAAAATTTAAATAAAGTTGATGCGTTCCTATTTCTAGATATCAAAATAGGATTATTTTTAGCGCTTTGCCACGATTATATGATTAGTCTACTAAAAACCACAATTGTTACTTGCTTGATGTTCAGCACGGTGTTGGTCTATGGCCAATACCGGGACAACGAGTACAGTTATTTGGGGGTATCTGGAGGTGTTTCCCTTTTCGACATCAACACTTCCGATCTAGCCACTAAGCAGGGAACATCATTTGTGGGAACTCTTTCCAACAGAGGGGCTTTTTACAACGCCTTCGATCTGGTTTGGGAAATTGGATTTGTTCAGAGCAAGATCGATATTCTGGCCAATTCGGCTTCGGGTAATGGAGAGGAATACGTCGGCTATAACATGCAGTCCGGACAAGTTAAACTCTTGGGAAGTTACAATATCATCTTGGAGCGTTTGTCGCTGGAGTTTGGGCCTGTGCTTAACCTGAACGGCAAGCTGAATCTAGATGAGGATGACCAGAAGAATCTGGTCATTGCCGGTTATAACAACATGACCGCAGAGGACATTCGGGATATTACTAATGTCAATTTCAGATTGCAGGCTGGAATTACGGGAGGGATACGTCATGTACGGTTAAGCGCACAATATCAATACGGCGTGACCAACATGCTAAACAATCTGAATGATGACGGATTGGAAGTGGATAACCTGAAAGGAAATAGCTCCACCATTTTACTTATGGCCGTGGTCTATTTTTAAGAAAGGGTGGAGACGGCAAAATTTATTCGCCTGACCGTTTCTTCTCTGCCCAGAACTTCTGCTATATCGAACACGTCCGGACCCTTCATTGCGCCAACCAAAGATAAGCGCAAAGGCATCATAACCTTACCAAAACCTATTCCCTGTTCACCTATCCAGGGTTTTATTACATCGCTAAGATTCTGGGCATCAAATGGTTCTGTAGTGTTGATAAGTTCGACGACAGAATTCATAATGTCTTGGGTGTCCTCTTTAAATGCCTTTTTTGACGCCTTTTCATCAAAATCTTTTGGTGGCGTAAAAAAGAAGTTGCCCTGGTCATAAAGCTCGTCTACAAAGCTGGCTCTTCCTTTGACCAGAGGGATTACCTTGGAGAGCTCAACATCCGTGGTTATTCCTTTGTCCTTTAATACATTTTCCAGCTGTGCGACCAGCTGCTCATTGTCAAGCAATTGAAAATAATGATGTTGAAACCATTTTGTCTTCTCCGGATCAAATTTAGCCCCAGCTTTGTTCACCCGCTCCAATTTGAACTCCTGGGTTAACTCTTCCAAACTGAATATCTCCTGTTCTGTACCGGGATTCCAGCCCAATAAGGCAAGCATGTTGACCACAGCTTCCGGCAGGTAACCAGCTTCTCTATATCCTGAAGACAAATCTCCATCCTCAGATATCCAGTCCAACGGAAATACCGGGAAGCCCATCTTGTCTCCATCTCTTTTGCTTAGCTTTCCTTTGCCTACCGGCTTCATGATCAGAGGTAAATGAGCAAATTCTGGACTTTTCCAACCAAAGGCTTCGTAAAGCAGAACGTGCAGGGCAAGTGAAGGCAACCACTCCTCTCCTCTGATCACATGTGAGATCTGCATGAGGTGATCGTCTACGATATTGGCCAGGTGATAGGTAGGCATACCATCACTTTTAAACAAGATCTTGTCGTCCAGAAGTTTGGTATTTACAGACATCTTACCCCTTACCTGATCACTTAGCTGCAAGTCTTCAGTAAGCGGCATTTTAAACCTCACAACATAAGGCGTTCCCTGCTCCAACAGTGTAGTGACCTCTTGAGTGTCCATAGAAAGTGAATTCTTTAATGAGCCCCGGCTCTCCCAATTATAAATAAAAGTCTTTCCTTCAGCTTCTAATTCTTTGCGTATCTGATTCAGCTGGTCTGGAGTGTCGAAGGCGTAATAAGCCTTTCCTTCATCCAACAGTTTTGTAGCATATTGCCGGTACATCTCTTTCCGCTCGCTTTGTCTGTAGGGCCCAAAGCCAGCTTCCTTTGAAGGGCTTTCATCGAAGGGAATATTTAGCCAATCAAGGGCTTCGATGATATAATCCTCTGCACCCGCCACATAGCGGTTCTGATCGGTATCCTCTATCCTTAGGATAAACGACCCTCCATGCTTTTTCGCAAAAAGGTAATTGAACAATGCTGTGCGAACGCCGCCTATGTGAAGCGGCCCTGTTGGGCTTGGCGCAAAACGTACTCGAACGGGAAGGTCCATAAACAAAGAATTTCGGGCGCCAAAGATACGATTCTAAGGCCGCATTTCCATCGGTATACGCTTGTTCATTATGGCGTACCAAAGCGGGGGAAATAAGCTCAACACCATGGAGGTAGGATAACCATAAGGCATTTGCGGACTGACCTCGTGATATTCCAGCAATTGGTATTTCTTGTGGGCCCGGTAATGATGATCGCTGTGCCTGGTCAGTTCGTACAGCATCACCCGTCCTAGAACGTGATTGGAATTCCAGGAGTGAACCTCTCTTACTCGCTCATAGCGCCCACTGGGAAGTTTCTTGCGGCTAAGGCCATAGTGTTCGATGTAATTGATGGTTTCCAGGAGAATTGCACTGGATACCCCAATCAGAACCGCGATCAGGAGGGCGGTTTCCCCGAACATCAGAAAGACTGCTAAAAGGTAAAGCCCCTGGATGATCAAATACCAGAGCATGTCGTTCTTCATAGAAATAAAGCCTAGTCCATCCCGTTTAAGGAGGTCCAGTTGGATCCTCCAGGCACTGAGGTATTGCCTGCTGATCGACGTGAACCAAAAAGAGTAAACGCTCTGATTGTAACGAGCACTTGCCGGATCTTCCCTGGTGGCCGCGTGCAGATGATGTCCGTAGTTATGTTCAATGTAGAAGTGCATATATAGAGAGGGGATAAGCAAAATTTTACCCAAGGTCCGCTCCCAGGAAGTTTTCCGATGACCCAGCTCGTGTGCCACATTGATACCATTTGACCCAAGTGCGATCCCAACGGAAAATGTAAGTCCTATCAACTCGGAGGTGCTATATCCAGCCCAGCTGATACTCCAGAGGTACCAACCGACCAAGCCAAAGACTATCGGTAAATTCAAATAGAGCAGCCAATCGAAAAACTTGCTTACTGCCTTTTGTTCCTGCTCCTTATCTTCGAGATTGTCGCTGTCAATGGGCATCAGTGTCTCTATTATGGGCACGAGCACAAAGGCATAGACGGGTGTTAGATAAGCCCAGGGTCCTTTTAATAAAAGCCCTATTACAACAGTCAAAGGGAGTGTATAGGCGGTCAGGTACTTAAGATCAGTGTTACGCATAAGGTTTGTCGGGTAAAGCGTTATATATTTTCTAACATTATGCCCTTCATTTATGTTGTACTTTAGGGCATGGAATAGGATGTAGAGCTATGAGTTCGTATGACCAGGTCCAGCTCAAGCTGGAACAATTTATAAAAAAATACTATGTCAACTCCTTGCTTCGAGGAGTGATTCTTTTTGCAGCCATTGGTTTGCTTTACCTAATCGTTACGCTGCTAGTAGAACACTGGCTATGGCTGGATGTAGGTGGCCGAACCGTTTTGTTCTGGGTGTTTGTGGCGGTAGAATTTGGCCTCTTTGTCCGCTTGATCCTGTATCCGCTGCTTCAATTGTTCAGCCTTAGAAGGGGGATTGAACAGGAAGAAGCTGCTAGGTTGATAGGGAGCCACTTTCCAGAGGTCAGCGATAAGCTTCTGAATGTCATTCAGCTTAAACAAGAATCTGTAGAGTCTGAACTGCTTCTAGCGAGCATAGACCAAAAGGCAGCCCAATTACGACCGATTCCGTTTAAAAAGGCTATCGATCTAAGTGCCAACATTCACTATACCAAGTATTTGGCATTACCACTTGCCATTGTCGCTGTAGTGGCTCTCTTAGGTCAGTTAAACATCTTCTCGGACAGTTATGAGCGCGTACTCAATTACGATGTAGCTTACGAACCGCCTGCTCCCTTCAGTTTTGTGCTGCTCAATGAGGATCTGACCGCCCTTGAGAATAGAAATTTTACGATCAGGGCCCGGACGGAGGGAAGTGTTATCCCTGAGGATGTTAGGATAGTGTTTGGTGGAGAACAGTATGTTATGATAGAGAATGCTCCAGGCATCTACGAGTTCACTTTTCTGCAACCATCAAACCCGATCGAGTTTCAGTTGACGGCCTCTGGCGTCAGTTCGTTATCCTATCTGCTCAATGTAGTGAAGACCCCGTCAATACTTGGGTTCAGCATGAACTTAGACTATCCCGATTACACAGGAAAAAGAGACGAGAACTTAAGCAGTACGGGTAATGCTTCAGTACCTGAAGGAACCAGAATTAACTGGGAGATCAACACCCGGAATACTGAGAAGATTCAGCTGATCTTTCCTGACACAAGTGTGGTTTTTAAACGCGACGAGGCGAAGTTCATAGCAGAAAAGACTGTATATCGTTCTGCCGATTACTCTCTAAGCACATCAAATGAAGAATTGACGGACTTTGAACGGCTAGCCTTCAGCTTGAATGTGGTCAGGGATCAGTACCCTGAAATAGAAGTGCAGACACGTCAGGACAGCATGGACAGTCAGCTGGTCTATCATTTGGGTCAGGTAAGTGATGACTATGGATTGACCGCTCTAAAGCTGATCTATTATCCTTCTGGAGAACCCAATCGGGCGGATAATCGTTCTATTCCTGTCGCGGAAACCAGTTTTGATCAGTTTGTTTATCTATTTCCAGGCGACTTGCCATTGGAGGCGGGCACTGCTTATGAATACTACTTTGAGGTAACTGACAATGACCGGATCAATCGATTTAAATCTACCAGGTCTGATGTGTATTCGTTCAGGAAGCTGACAGAAGATGAACTGAAACAGGAACAATTAGAAAGTCAACAACAGAATATAGAGGGACTGGATCGGTCCTTGGAAGAATTAAAGGATCAGGAGAAGACCTTGGAGGAATTGTCCAAAATACAAAAGGAGAAGGATAATTTGAATTGGAATGACCGCCAAAAGCTGCAGCAGTATTTGCAGCGACAGCAGGCCCAAGAGCAGATGATGAAGAACTTTTCCAAGGAATTGAAGGAGGACCTACAGGAGTTTAACCCCGATCAACAGAGCGATCCATTCAAACAGGAATTGGAAGAACGCTTGGAGGAGAACGAAAAACGCTTGGAGGAGAACGAAGATTTGCTGAAAGAACTGGAGAGACTGCAAGACAAGATCCAGAAGGAAGAGCTAACAGAGAAACTGGAGCAACTGGCCAAACGGAATAAGAATCAAGAAAAGAACCTGGAGCAATTGGTAGAATTGACCAAACGGTATTACGTGGCCAAAAAGGCAGAGAAGTTAGCCGAGGACATTATGAAGCTGGGGCAAGAGCAGGAGAAGTTAGGAGAAGAGGACCCATCTGATAACACCTTGGAGAAGCAAGAAGAGCTCAACGATCAGTTTGAGGAATACATGGAGCAGATGGAGGAGTTGAGAAAAGAAAATGAAGCCCTGAAATCTCCTATGGAGGTAGGGGAGGATAAGACGGGCGAGAAAGTAGTGGAGCAAGAGCAACAAAAGGCTACAGAACAACTTCAGCAGCAGAATCCACAATCTGCCTCACCTAGTCAGAAGAAGGCGGGCCAGCGCATGCAGCAAATGGGAAGCCAAATGCAGATGCAGATGATGGGCGGACAGATGGAGACCATAGAGGAGGACATTGAGATGTTGAGACAGATCTTGGACAACTTGATCGTTTTTTCCTTTGAGCAGGAGTCTCTTATGGAGGAATTCAAGACCATTGAATACGGGAATGCCGTGTTTGGTAAAAAGCTAAACGCACAAAATGACTTAAAGCAAAATTTCCAGCATGTAGACGACAGTTTATTTGCGCTTTCTTTACGTCAACCGATGATCGCGGAGCCGGTAACAGAAGCCATAACGGAGGTTCAGTTCAATATGGACAAGGCTTTGGAGCGACTGGCAGAGAATGAGTTGAGACAGGGAATCGGTAGCCAACAGTACACCGTTACAGGCGCTAACCAGTTGGCAATTATGTTGAGTGAATTGCTAAACAGCATGCAGAATCAAGCGAATGCCATGGGAATGGGCCAGGGCCAGGGTCAAAGCCAAGGTCAAGGTTTTCAACTTCCGGACATCATCAAGAAACAGGAGAGTCTGAATCAACAGATGCAAGAAGGCACGGAGAAGGGAGAACAACAGGGCCAGGGACAAGAAGGTGAGTCTGGACAGGAAGGAAAACAAGGCCAGGAGGGAGAAGGTCAACAAGGAAGTGAAGGTCAGAATGGAAGTGAGGGACAAAACGGTAAAGAGGGCCAGGATGGTAATGGCGGCGATAGCGAAGGATTGAACGGAGAATTGTACGAGATCTATAAGCAACAGCAAATGCTGCGATTGGAGCTTGAAGACCGCTTAGGTAAAGAGGGCATCAGCGGTAGGGCAGGAGATCTGCTCAAGGAAATGGAGAACATAGAGCAGCAATTATTAGACAAAGGTTTTGATCAGCGCACATTGGAGCGCATGCTTAATTTAAAATACGAGATGCTGAAGTTGGATGAGGCGGAGTTTGAGCAGGGACAGGAACAGAGAAGGGAAGCGACTACCAATACGGAGGATTTTATCAATACTAGGAGAACAGATCCGAACGAACTCAAGAAATACTTCAATCAGACAGAAATTCTAACCAGGGACCCCTTACCTTTGCGGGAGAAATACAAGAAGCAAGTTAAGCAGTATTTCACCCGGGATAATGATTGAGTACAATTACCAAAAAGAAGACTTTACGTTAGAACATGGCCATGATATCCAGTTTTGGCTGGAAGGTCTTATCCAACAGGAAGCACATTCCCTAGGTGAGGTTTCGTTCGTATTCTGCGATGACGAGTATCTACTAAAGATCAATCAAGATTTTTTAGGTCATGATTATTACACGGATATTATCAGTTTTGATTATGGCCTAGGCAGGCAAGTCAATGGAGAAATTTATGTTTCAATTGACCGTGTTGCGGATAATGCTGAGGATTTGGGCGTAGAATTTACAAACGAATTGCATCGTGTGATGGCCCATGGGATATTGCATTTTTTAGGCTTTAAGGATAAATCCGATTCCGAGGCAAAGGAGATGCGCAAGAAGGAGAATGAAGCCTTAGAGAGCCGTAGTTTTATATAATTAGTTGATAATCAACACAATATCTTGTAATAGGCTGATATTGAATTGATTAGAGTATCTTTGCGCTCACTTATTTGGTGTTCCACGTGAAACAGGCTGCTGCCGAAAGTATGTTCCACGTGAAACAGTAAGAGTTTAAAATTTATGTTCCACAAAGAATATGATGTAGTAGTAGTTGGAGGGGGGCACGCTGGTTCTGAGGCGGCTGCGGCTGCGGCCAATATGGGTTCCAAAACATTGCTTGTAACCATGAATTTGCAAAACATTGCACAGATGTCTTGCAACCCTGCTATGGGCGGAATAGCTAAAGGACAAATTGTAAGGGAGATTGATGCACTCGGAGGATATAGCGGGATAGTATCGGACAAGACAGCGATTCAGTTTAAGATGCTGAATAAATCCAAGGGGCCGGCTATGTGGAGCCCAAGGGTCCAAAGCGACAGAATGCGTTTTGCCGAGAGCTGGCGTTTAATGCTGGAGGCTACTCCTAATTTGGACTTTTATCAGGAGATGGTCCAAGGATTGATCATTGAGGGAGACAAAATCAGGGGCGTCAGAACATCGCTTGGATTAGAGATAAGGGCGAAGTCTGTGGTCCTGACTAACGGTACTTTCTTAAACGGCTTGATCCATATTGGTGAAAAGAATTTTGGAGGAGGACGCGCTGGAGAAAGAGCTGCCACTGGGATTACCTCCGAACTTGTCGCCTTAGGATTCGATTCGGGCCGGATGAAAACAGGAACGCCACCTCGAGTTGACGGGCGCTCGCTTGATTTTAGTAAGATGGTTCCTCAGCCCGGAGATGAGGATCCAGCAAAGTTTTCATACCTGGACGACACAAAACCCCTAACTGAACAGAGAGATTGCCACATGAGCTATACCAGTCTGGAAGTTCATGATTTGCTACGGGAGGGATTTGATCGCTCTCCTATGTTCAATGGAGCCATTCAGAGTGTGGGCCCACGTTATTGCCCTTCTATAGAGGATAAGATTCATCGATTTGCTGATAAGGAAAGGCATCAACTCTTTGTTGAGCCAGAAGGATGGGATACTGTGGAGTACTATATCAATGGATTTTCTACCTCGTTACCCGAAGATGTGCAGTATAAGGCGTTAAAGGCTTGTGCGGGGTTTGAGCATGTGAAATTCTTCCGCCCAGGTTACGCGATAGAATACGATTATTTTCCACCAACTCAGCTGAAGCATACTCTTGAGACAAAATTGGTAGAAGGACTTTACTTTGCGGGCCAGATCAATGGTACTACGGGTTATGAAGAAGCCGCCTCTCAAGGCTTAATGGCTGGTATAAACGCACATCTGAAGTTAAATGAGCGCGATCCATTGGTTTTAAAACGCGATCAGGCCTATATAGGAGTGCTTATAGACGACCTGATCACGAAGGGGACAGAAGAGCCGTACCGTATGTTCACTAGCCGGGCAGAGTACAGAACGCTCCTTAGGCAGGATAATGCGGATTTTAGGCTAACACCGCTAAGCCACGAATTAGGCCTCGCTTCTGATGCTCGAATGGAAAAAATGGAGCAAAAACAGTCAGGGTCTGAAAATTTTGTGCGCTTTTTCAAGAAAACAAGTGTTCTGCCTGAAGAAATAAACCCAATTTTAGAAGAAAAAGGGTCGGCTTTGGTCTCGCAAAGTGACAAAATGTTCAAATTATTCGCTAGGCCGAAGCTGAATATGCAGGATATGCGAAGAATTAAAGAGGTAGAGGGCTATATCCAAGACAACGAATTGGACCAGGAAGTTCTCGAACAAACGGAAATTCAGGTAAAATATGCGGGCTACATAGAAAAGGAGCGGCAAAATGCGGATAAGTTACAGCGCTTAGAAGGCATACGGATACCGGATAACTTCAATTATGATCAGCTGAAATCACTTTCTTATGAGGCTAGGGAAAAGTTAAAGGAAATTCAACCTACCAGCATCTCTCAGGCTTCCCGAATTAGTGGAGTTTCACCCAACGATATCTCGGTAATGCTGGTGTATATGGGCCGTTAGTCCAAGATTTATGGCAGTTGTTCCACGTGAAACATTCCAAAAGACCTGGCCAGATACGGTATCGGATCATATGGTGAGCCAGGAAGTATTCCAACTCAGGTATGAGGCCCGGTGGGATCTGCTGCGCACTGAACCGGTTCCGACACCAGACAGGCTTTCTTCTTATTATCAGAGTGGCGAGTATCTATCACATAAAGACGAGGACACCTCCTTGTTTGGGCGTGTTTACATGATGCTTCGCAAGTGGTCTATCAAACAAAAATACAAACGTATTTCAGCTCTTGGTGGCAGCTCGAAGCGGTTGCTAGATATAGGATGTGGCACAGGAGACTTTCTTTATTTCGCCAATCGGTCGGGTTGGAACGCAACAGGGGTAGAACCGGATAGTGGTGCTCGTTCATTGGCGCTTGACAAATCATTGGATGTTCGTTC contains:
- the gltX gene encoding glutamate--tRNA ligase, encoding MDLPVRVRFAPSPTGPLHIGGVRTALFNYLFAKKHGGSFILRIEDTDQNRYVAGAEDYIIEALDWLNIPFDESPSKEAGFGPYRQSERKEMYRQYATKLLDEGKAYYAFDTPDQLNQIRKELEAEGKTFIYNWESRGSLKNSLSMDTQEVTTLLEQGTPYVVRFKMPLTEDLQLSDQVRGKMSVNTKLLDDKILFKSDGMPTYHLANIVDDHLMQISHVIRGEEWLPSLALHVLLYEAFGWKSPEFAHLPLIMKPVGKGKLSKRDGDKMGFPVFPLDWISEDGDLSSGYREAGYLPEAVVNMLALLGWNPGTEQEIFSLEELTQEFKLERVNKAGAKFDPEKTKWFQHHYFQLLDNEQLVAQLENVLKDKGITTDVELSKVIPLVKGRASFVDELYDQGNFFFTPPKDFDEKASKKAFKEDTQDIMNSVVELINTTEPFDAQNLSDVIKPWIGEQGIGFGKVMMPLRLSLVGAMKGPDVFDIAEVLGREETVRRINFAVSTLS
- a CDS encoding alkane 1-monooxygenase gives rise to the protein MRNTDLKYLTAYTLPLTVVIGLLLKGPWAYLTPVYAFVLVPIIETLMPIDSDNLEDKEQEQKAVSKFFDWLLYLNLPIVFGLVGWYLWSISWAGYSTSELIGLTFSVGIALGSNGINVAHELGHRKTSWERTLGKILLIPSLYMHFYIEHNYGHHLHAATREDPASARYNQSVYSFWFTSISRQYLSAWRIQLDLLKRDGLGFISMKNDMLWYLIIQGLYLLAVFLMFGETALLIAVLIGVSSAILLETINYIEHYGLSRKKLPSGRYERVREVHSWNSNHVLGRVMLYELTRHSDHHYRAHKKYQLLEYHEVSPQMPYGYPTSMVLSLFPPLWYAIMNKRIPMEMRP
- a CDS encoding DUF4175 family protein, encoding MSSYDQVQLKLEQFIKKYYVNSLLRGVILFAAIGLLYLIVTLLVEHWLWLDVGGRTVLFWVFVAVEFGLFVRLILYPLLQLFSLRRGIEQEEAARLIGSHFPEVSDKLLNVIQLKQESVESELLLASIDQKAAQLRPIPFKKAIDLSANIHYTKYLALPLAIVAVVALLGQLNIFSDSYERVLNYDVAYEPPAPFSFVLLNEDLTALENRNFTIRARTEGSVIPEDVRIVFGGEQYVMIENAPGIYEFTFLQPSNPIEFQLTASGVSSLSYLLNVVKTPSILGFSMNLDYPDYTGKRDENLSSTGNASVPEGTRINWEINTRNTEKIQLIFPDTSVVFKRDEAKFIAEKTVYRSADYSLSTSNEELTDFERLAFSLNVVRDQYPEIEVQTRQDSMDSQLVYHLGQVSDDYGLTALKLIYYPSGEPNRADNRSIPVAETSFDQFVYLFPGDLPLEAGTAYEYYFEVTDNDRINRFKSTRSDVYSFRKLTEDELKQEQLESQQQNIEGLDRSLEELKDQEKTLEELSKIQKEKDNLNWNDRQKLQQYLQRQQAQEQMMKNFSKELKEDLQEFNPDQQSDPFKQELEERLEENEKRLEENEDLLKELERLQDKIQKEELTEKLEQLAKRNKNQEKNLEQLVELTKRYYVAKKAEKLAEDIMKLGQEQEKLGEEDPSDNTLEKQEELNDQFEEYMEQMEELRKENEALKSPMEVGEDKTGEKVVEQEQQKATEQLQQQNPQSASPSQKKAGQRMQQMGSQMQMQMMGGQMETIEEDIEMLRQILDNLIVFSFEQESLMEEFKTIEYGNAVFGKKLNAQNDLKQNFQHVDDSLFALSLRQPMIAEPVTEAITEVQFNMDKALERLAENELRQGIGSQQYTVTGANQLAIMLSELLNSMQNQANAMGMGQGQGQSQGQGFQLPDIIKKQESLNQQMQEGTEKGEQQGQGQEGESGQEGKQGQEGEGQQGSEGQNGSEGQNGKEGQDGNGGDSEGLNGELYEIYKQQQMLRLELEDRLGKEGISGRAGDLLKEMENIEQQLLDKGFDQRTLERMLNLKYEMLKLDEAEFEQGQEQRREATTNTEDFINTRRTDPNELKKYFNQTEILTRDPLPLREKYKKQVKQYFTRDND
- the ybeY gene encoding rRNA maturation RNase YbeY, which encodes MIEYNYQKEDFTLEHGHDIQFWLEGLIQQEAHSLGEVSFVFCDDEYLLKINQDFLGHDYYTDIISFDYGLGRQVNGEIYVSIDRVADNAEDLGVEFTNELHRVMAHGILHFLGFKDKSDSEAKEMRKKENEALESRSFI
- the mnmG gene encoding tRNA uridine-5-carboxymethylaminomethyl(34) synthesis enzyme MnmG; this encodes MFHKEYDVVVVGGGHAGSEAAAAAANMGSKTLLVTMNLQNIAQMSCNPAMGGIAKGQIVREIDALGGYSGIVSDKTAIQFKMLNKSKGPAMWSPRVQSDRMRFAESWRLMLEATPNLDFYQEMVQGLIIEGDKIRGVRTSLGLEIRAKSVVLTNGTFLNGLIHIGEKNFGGGRAGERAATGITSELVALGFDSGRMKTGTPPRVDGRSLDFSKMVPQPGDEDPAKFSYLDDTKPLTEQRDCHMSYTSLEVHDLLREGFDRSPMFNGAIQSVGPRYCPSIEDKIHRFADKERHQLFVEPEGWDTVEYYINGFSTSLPEDVQYKALKACAGFEHVKFFRPGYAIEYDYFPPTQLKHTLETKLVEGLYFAGQINGTTGYEEAASQGLMAGINAHLKLNERDPLVLKRDQAYIGVLIDDLITKGTEEPYRMFTSRAEYRTLLRQDNADFRLTPLSHELGLASDARMEKMEQKQSGSENFVRFFKKTSVLPEEINPILEEKGSALVSQSDKMFKLFARPKLNMQDMRRIKEVEGYIQDNELDQEVLEQTEIQVKYAGYIEKERQNADKLQRLEGIRIPDNFNYDQLKSLSYEAREKLKEIQPTSISQASRISGVSPNDISVMLVYMGR